In a single window of the Necator americanus strain Aroian chromosome X, whole genome shotgun sequence genome:
- a CDS encoding hypothetical protein (NECATOR_CHRX.G23833.T1) — protein MHRLLHCRKHASGIAVSAVSTITPSTAAMVDGRKVGGCAIAVTSDYNNLVEELRSTSSRCAFVRLRDRRGLKLWIVGAHALAETAEDHNKDAFYDKLNTLVSNIPSQQVVIVGIDANTKMGPEQQSYVL, from the coding sequence ATGCACCGTTTGCTTCATTGCAGGAAGCACGCATCAGGGATCGCCGTCTCAGCAGTATCGACAATTACGCcatctactgcggcgatggTTGATGGaaggaaagtaggaggctGTGCAATAGCTGTCACGAGtgattacaacaacctggtcGAGGAGTTGAGatcaacgtcgtcaagatgcgcctttgtacgattgcgggatcgcagaggactcaaactctggatcgtaggTGCTCACGCACTTGCGGAGACCGCAGAGGACCACAACAAGGACGCATTTTATGATAAGCTCAATACATTGGTATCCAacataccaagccagcaggtggtaaTTGTTGGAATTGATGCGAATACAAAGATGGGACCTGAACAACAATCCTATGTGCTTTGA
- a CDS encoding hypothetical protein (NECATOR_CHRX.G23834.T1) encodes MPTLKLQLNYDLSKNIPFSNIRKSRAVWDVAFDSDNRPILLSFMVRFQKRYRSSTLTEARLGRSEKRVMQKEVPPRVSISIELWTKERADDADSFFKRIQEAEKKTPPVLTPRKKFAFASAETISTKNSVCVACITSEVTQEKLRRRLRHQLKRDRENEWTS; translated from the coding sequence atgccgactcttaagcttcagctcaaTTACGATCTGTCGAAGAACATACCTTTCTCAAATATCCGGAAATCTAGGGCTGTCTGGGACGTTgcattcgattccgacaaCCGCCcaattcttctcagctttatggtacggttccagaaaagatATCGGAGCTCAACATTAACTGAAGCTCGACTTGGCCGGTCTGAAAAACGAGtaatgcagaaagaagttccACCAAGAGTATCGATCAGTATTGAATTATGGACCAAGGAGAGAGCGGACGACGCTGACTCTTTCTTTAAACGCATTCAGgaagctgaaaagaaaacgccCCCTGTTTTAACACcgaggaagaagtttgcctttgcatctgcggagacaataTCCACGAAgaattctgtatgtgttgcTTGCATTACTAGTGAGGTCACCCAGGAGAAGCTGAGAAGGAGATTGCGTCATCAACTGAAACGTGATCGTGAAAACGAATGGACGTCatga